The nucleotide sequence ATTCAGTCGGAAGAGTTTAGGTAAGACTTTCAAAGTGACTCTCGACGGGAGAATCCAGGCTATTCAGGAAGAATCACAGCAATTCCTCAATCCTAACGAAGTAGTTCCTCCGGAATCCAATGAACAACAACGATTACTTAGGATCAGCTTGCGAATTTGTGGCACCGTAGTAGAATCATTACCAATGGCATGGAGTGCGCCTAAGTGCGAAAAGACAGTGCAAGCTTTGTTATGCCGAAACCTAAATGTTAAGTCAGCAACACTTCCAAATGCCACTTCTTCCCGTCGCATCCGTCTTCAGGACGATCTAGTCACAGGTTTTCACTTCTCAGTGAGTGAAAGATTTGTCCCCGGGTCTACGTTGAAAGCTTCTATAGTAGAACTCATTCGGGAGGGCTTGGTGGTCTTAAGAAGGGTTCGGGTGGGGGCTGAATAAAGAAGACG is from Helianthus annuus cultivar XRQ/B chromosome 9, HanXRQr2.0-SUNRISE, whole genome shotgun sequence and encodes:
- the LOC118482056 gene encoding ATP synthase protein MI25-like — encoded protein: MRLSSTNMQARKMLFAAILSICASSSKKISIYNEEMIVARCFIGFIIFSRKSLGKTFKVTLDGRIQAIQEESQQFLNPNEVVPPESNEQQRLLRISLRICGTVVESLPMAWSAPKCEKTVQALLCRNLNVKSATLPNATSSRRIRLQDDLVTGFHFSVSERFVPGSTLKASIVELIREGLVVLRRVRVGAE